A genomic segment from Tolypothrix sp. NIES-4075 encodes:
- the isiD gene encoding protein IsiD, with protein MKTLSISRKDIAVITAQEVEELATRLDQDNYSNAFEGLNDWHLLRAIAFARPELVEPYIHLLDLEPYDEA; from the coding sequence ATGAAAACTCTAAGCATTTCTAGAAAAGATATTGCTGTGATAACTGCACAAGAGGTGGAAGAGTTGGCAACACGCTTGGATCAAGATAATTACAGCAATGCTTTTGAGGGTTTGAATGATTGGCATCTGCTGCGAGCGATCGCATTTGCGCGTCCAGAATTAGTTGAACCCTATATCCACCTTTTAGATTTAGAACCCTACGACGAAGCGTAA
- a CDS encoding RNA-guided endonuclease InsQ/TnpB family protein, with the protein MIVYEFKVKGKQQQYQAIDEAIRTSQFIQNKCLRYWMDNKDYSVDKYALNKYCAVLASEFPNAFQLNSMARQSAAERSWSAIARFYDNCKRKVKGKKGFPKFKKNCRSVEYKSTGWKLSNTRIAITFSDKKGIGTLKLKGTYDLNYYDIKQIKRVRLVRRADGYYAQFAIDINVKVETQPTNQVVGLDLGLKYFIADNKGNVEPSPQFYRKSEKRLNRANRQKSKKFSLDKKKAKQRQSNNYHKARNRYARKHLRVSRQRKEYCKRLAYSVIQSNDLVAYEDLNVKGLVRNRHLAKSITDAGWYTFRSWLEYFGHKYGKVTVAVPPHNTSQNCSNCGEKVKKSLSTRTHVCPHCGYVEFVLGWRKYRQKCTIRLKYRHQTDVQAARVCEKIRCNS; encoded by the coding sequence ATGATTGTCTACGAGTTCAAAGTCAAGGGAAAGCAACAGCAATATCAGGCGATAGATGAGGCTATTCGTACTAGTCAATTTATTCAAAACAAATGCTTGCGATACTGGATGGATAATAAAGATTACTCGGTAGACAAGTACGCGCTAAATAAATACTGCGCTGTATTGGCTAGTGAGTTTCCCAATGCTTTCCAACTCAATTCAATGGCTAGACAATCGGCTGCTGAACGTTCATGGTCGGCAATAGCTCGGTTTTACGACAATTGCAAACGCAAAGTCAAAGGCAAGAAAGGGTTTCCTAAGTTTAAGAAAAACTGCCGTTCAGTTGAATACAAATCAACTGGGTGGAAGCTTTCTAATACAAGAATTGCCATAACATTTTCAGACAAAAAAGGCATTGGAACCCTGAAACTCAAGGGAACCTATGACCTAAACTACTACGACATTAAGCAAATAAAGCGTGTCCGCTTGGTACGTCGTGCTGACGGTTACTATGCTCAATTTGCAATTGATATTAATGTCAAAGTAGAAACCCAACCCACAAATCAAGTAGTGGGTCTTGACTTAGGACTAAAGTATTTCATTGCCGACAATAAAGGCAATGTAGAACCATCACCCCAGTTTTATCGCAAATCAGAGAAACGGCTAAACCGTGCAAATCGCCAAAAATCTAAAAAGTTCAGCCTAGATAAGAAGAAAGCAAAACAACGACAATCTAACAATTACCACAAAGCTAGAAATAGATATGCTCGGAAACATTTAAGGGTAAGTAGGCAACGAAAAGAGTATTGCAAGAGACTGGCATACTCCGTCATCCAATCTAACGATTTGGTAGCCTATGAAGATTTAAATGTCAAAGGGCTGGTGAGAAATCGACATCTAGCGAAATCAATTACGGACGCTGGTTGGTACACTTTCCGCAGTTGGTTAGAATATTTTGGTCACAAATACGGGAAGGTAACTGTTGCAGTTCCTCCCCACAATACGAGTCAAAATTGCTCTAACTGTGGTGAGAAAGTGAAAAAATCTCTGTCTACTAGGACTCATGTTTGCCCTCATTGCGGATATGTGGAGTTCGTCCTTGGATGGAGAAAATATAGACAAAAATGTACAATAAGGTTGAAGTATAGACATCAAACTGATGTACAAGCCGCACGAGTTTGCGAAAAAATTAGGTGTAACAGTTAA
- a CDS encoding cytochrome c oxidase subunit II: MQKILRIFTLITGAIALTFTSIWIGKQAYFWLPPQAAAESVLIDDLISFLVTLGAFIFLGVTGTLMYSVIFHRAIKDDYSDGPPIEGNITLEVVWTVIPVLLVFWIANYSYQIYEQMGIQGPMEHVHFHNPMGIESAYAAPKDATTQQLEKIDVLAKQWAWVFHYPEKNVTSTELHLPSDRRISLALQSEDVIHGFYIPAFRLKQDIIPNQTIDFEFTPIRPGKYRLTDSQYSGTYFATMQADVIVESPEDYQKWLTQAATHKQAIATNQAASEYAQASNQSIKPGWATVAPAAPPVVNYSNSL; this comes from the coding sequence ATGCAGAAAATATTGCGGATTTTTACATTAATTACAGGCGCGATCGCTCTCACTTTTACTAGTATTTGGATCGGCAAGCAAGCTTATTTCTGGCTTCCTCCCCAAGCGGCAGCCGAATCCGTCTTAATTGATGATTTGATTAGCTTCCTCGTGACGCTAGGTGCATTCATCTTCTTGGGAGTAACCGGAACTCTGATGTATTCAGTTATTTTCCATCGCGCAATCAAGGATGACTACAGCGATGGTCCCCCGATTGAAGGTAATATAACTCTGGAAGTTGTTTGGACAGTCATCCCAGTTTTGTTAGTGTTTTGGATTGCAAATTATAGCTACCAAATCTACGAGCAAATGGGAATTCAAGGTCCGATGGAGCATGTACACTTCCATAATCCGATGGGAATAGAATCGGCATATGCTGCACCAAAAGACGCTACAACTCAACAATTAGAAAAAATTGATGTACTTGCTAAACAATGGGCTTGGGTGTTTCACTACCCAGAGAAAAACGTCACCAGTACCGAACTGCATCTACCAAGCGATCGCCGCATAAGTTTAGCACTGCAATCAGAAGACGTTATCCACGGCTTTTACATTCCCGCTTTTCGACTCAAGCAAGACATCATTCCCAACCAAACCATCGACTTTGAATTTACTCCCATCCGACCAGGTAAATACCGTTTGACCGATTCTCAATATAGCGGCACCTACTTTGCAACCATGCAAGCGGATGTAATCGTCGAATCACCAGAAGATTACCAAAAATGGCTGACACAAGCAGCAACTCACAAACAAGCGATCGCTACCAACCAAGCAGCCTCTGAATATGCCCAAGCATCAAATCAGTCAATCAAACCAGGTTGGGCAACAGTTGCCCCTGCTGCACCTCCTGTAGTCAATTACAGCAACTCATTATAA
- the coaBC gene encoding bifunctional phosphopantothenoylcysteine decarboxylase/phosphopantothenate--cysteine ligase CoaBC, translating to MPNPKSMKRVLVGVGGGIAAYKVCELISTLFKSGVEVRVIVTSTAREFITPLTLATLSRHKAYTDEDFWQAKYSRPLHIELGEWADLFVIAPLTANTLAKLAHGMADNLLTNTVLASTCPVLLAPAMNTEMWEQLTVQRNWCELLIDSRYHGMNTASGLLACDRVGAGRIAEPPEIVAYIQSLLHTAGKRDLVGKRVLISAGGTREHLDPVRFIGNPSTGKMGLALAQAALHRGANVTLVHGLASWNAPLGVQAISVVSALEMQQVMLEYLPNADVIIMSAAVADVKPRDYSLEKLPKRSLPEALPLEPVPDIVAQLARQKQPHQKIIGFAAQNGDIVKPALEKLQRKKLDAIVANPIDEPDSGFGSDNNKAIFLDNRGRQMVIEPCSKLEMAHRLFDFIENLGLKPRRSTTAL from the coding sequence ATGCCAAATCCAAAATCGATGAAGCGGGTTTTAGTTGGTGTAGGTGGTGGTATCGCTGCCTATAAAGTTTGTGAACTTATTTCCACGCTGTTTAAAAGTGGGGTGGAAGTGCGGGTGATTGTCACATCAACAGCGCGAGAATTTATTACACCTCTAACTTTAGCTACTTTATCTCGCCATAAAGCATACACAGATGAGGATTTTTGGCAAGCCAAATACTCGCGTCCGTTACATATAGAGTTGGGTGAATGGGCAGATTTGTTTGTCATTGCCCCTTTAACAGCTAATACATTAGCAAAATTAGCTCACGGTATGGCTGACAATTTGCTCACCAACACCGTTTTAGCTTCTACTTGTCCAGTATTGCTGGCACCGGCAATGAATACCGAGATGTGGGAACAACTGACGGTGCAACGAAATTGGTGCGAATTATTGATAGATAGCCGATATCATGGTATGAATACAGCATCCGGGCTGTTAGCGTGCGATCGCGTCGGTGCCGGCAGAATAGCAGAACCCCCGGAAATTGTCGCTTATATTCAATCACTGTTACACACCGCAGGCAAACGAGATTTAGTTGGTAAGCGAGTGTTGATAAGTGCTGGAGGAACGCGAGAACATCTCGACCCAGTGCGGTTTATTGGCAATCCCTCCACAGGTAAAATGGGGTTAGCTTTAGCGCAAGCAGCACTCCACCGAGGCGCAAATGTGACATTAGTACATGGGTTAGCTAGTTGGAATGCACCTTTGGGTGTGCAAGCAATTTCCGTGGTTAGCGCTCTGGAAATGCAGCAGGTAATGCTCGAATATTTACCGAATGCTGATGTAATTATCATGTCGGCAGCGGTTGCAGATGTAAAGCCGCGAGATTATAGTTTAGAGAAATTGCCCAAGCGATCGCTTCCCGAAGCCTTACCTTTAGAACCAGTACCTGATATAGTTGCTCAATTAGCACGCCAAAAACAACCACATCAAAAAATAATTGGATTCGCTGCACAAAATGGCGATATTGTCAAGCCAGCTTTAGAGAAATTGCAGAGAAAGAAATTAGATGCGATCGTTGCTAATCCTATAGATGAGCCGGATAGTGGTTTTGGCAGCGATAATAATAAAGCGATATTTTTAGATAATCGAGGTCGGCAAATGGTAATTGAACCTTGTTCTAAATTAGAAATGGCACATCGTTTGTTTGATTTTATCGAAAATTTGGGTTTAAAACCCCGTCGTTCTACAACGGCTTTATGA
- the ctaD gene encoding cytochrome c oxidase subunit I, with protein sequence MTNIPIEGIIIPSDTHHEPPNDWRQYFSFSTDHKVIGIQYLVTAFIFFLVGGMFAMVIRGELITPDSDLVDRTVYNGLFTMHGTVMLFLWTFPSLVGFANYLVPLMIGARDMAFPRLNAVAFWMVPVVGILLMASFLVPGGPAQAGWWSYPPVSLQNPTGNLINGQVLWLLAVAISGVSSIMGAVNFVTTIVKMRAPGMGFFRMPLFVWGVFSAQIIQLFGLPALTAGAVMLLLDLTAGTAFFDPSKGGNPVLFQHYFWFYSHPAVYVIILPIFGIFSEIFPVYSRKPLFGYKVVAISSLLIAGVSGIVWVHHMYVSGTAGWMRLFFMLTTMCVSVPTGIKVFAWVATIWGGKIRLNTPMLFALGALIMFVFAGITGIMLSSVPVDVHVNNTYFIVGHFHYVLYGTVTMNLYAAIYHWFPKMTGRMYHEGWGKLHFWLTFIGTNLNFFPMHPLGLQGMLRRVSSYAPDAGYEFWNIIASLGAFLLGMSTLPFIFNMIVSWMQGEKAPDNPWRAIGLEWLVSSPPPVENFEEIPIVISEPYGYGKSEPLIAQVHSHQYEPTNPTLTGID encoded by the coding sequence ATGACCAACATCCCCATCGAAGGCATCATCATCCCTAGTGACACTCACCACGAACCTCCAAACGACTGGAGGCAATACTTCAGCTTTAGCACCGACCATAAAGTAATTGGTATCCAATATCTCGTTACCGCATTCATCTTCTTTCTCGTCGGTGGTATGTTTGCGATGGTGATTCGCGGAGAACTCATCACACCAGATTCAGACTTAGTAGATCGCACCGTTTACAATGGCTTGTTCACCATGCATGGCACCGTCATGCTTTTCCTGTGGACATTTCCCTCACTAGTTGGTTTTGCCAACTATCTAGTACCTTTGATGATTGGCGCCCGCGATATGGCATTTCCGCGCCTGAATGCCGTCGCTTTTTGGATGGTGCCAGTCGTCGGAATTCTCCTCATGGCAAGCTTTCTTGTGCCTGGTGGACCCGCCCAAGCAGGCTGGTGGTCTTACCCGCCAGTGAGCCTTCAGAACCCCACAGGTAACTTAATTAACGGTCAAGTTCTCTGGCTGTTGGCGGTAGCAATCTCCGGCGTGTCTTCCATCATGGGTGCGGTAAACTTTGTTACTACAATAGTGAAGATGCGGGCACCTGGCATGGGCTTTTTCCGGATGCCTCTGTTTGTTTGGGGAGTGTTTAGCGCCCAAATTATCCAACTGTTTGGACTTCCAGCACTGACAGCAGGTGCGGTCATGTTGTTACTCGATCTCACCGCTGGAACTGCCTTTTTTGACCCCAGCAAGGGAGGTAATCCAGTTTTGTTTCAGCACTATTTCTGGTTCTACTCCCACCCCGCCGTTTATGTAATAATTTTACCTATCTTCGGTATTTTCTCGGAAATATTCCCCGTCTATTCCCGCAAACCGCTATTTGGTTACAAAGTAGTCGCCATTTCATCGCTCTTGATTGCCGGAGTTAGCGGTATTGTTTGGGTACACCACATGTATGTCAGCGGTACAGCAGGCTGGATGCGGTTGTTTTTCATGCTGACAACTATGTGCGTATCTGTACCGACAGGAATTAAGGTTTTTGCCTGGGTAGCAACCATCTGGGGCGGTAAAATACGGTTGAATACACCAATGCTGTTTGCTTTGGGTGCATTGATCATGTTTGTGTTTGCAGGTATCACAGGCATCATGCTTTCCTCCGTGCCTGTTGATGTTCACGTTAACAATACTTACTTTATCGTCGGTCACTTCCACTACGTCCTTTACGGAACGGTGACGATGAACTTGTATGCGGCAATTTACCACTGGTTCCCGAAAATGACGGGACGCATGTATCACGAAGGCTGGGGTAAATTGCACTTCTGGTTAACATTCATCGGTACCAATCTCAACTTTTTCCCCATGCATCCATTAGGATTGCAAGGAATGTTACGTCGAGTATCTTCCTACGCTCCAGATGCAGGATATGAATTCTGGAATATTATTGCTAGTCTCGGCGCCTTTCTGTTAGGAATGTCTACTTTGCCCTTCATTTTCAACATGATAGTTTCTTGGATGCAAGGTGAGAAAGCACCTGATAATCCTTGGAGAGCAATTGGTTTGGAATGGTTAGTTTCTTCCCCACCTCCAGTAGAGAACTTTGAAGAAATTCCGATTGTCATCAGCGAACCCTACGGATATGGCAAGTCTGAACCGTTAATTGCTCAAGTTCATAGTCATCAATATGAGCCGACAAACCCAACTTTAACAGGCATAGACTAA
- a CDS encoding DUF2231 domain-containing protein gives MNSELIDQLSNQLGANGLPYTIPIHPNLVHLTLGLFIIGITFDIVGVIFPFQKWVFKSLAIPVERSSFFDVGWYNMLASSVITFFTVGAGFYEMMLAKPPADVKSAWGLQAMETMLWHGVGGVLLLTLIVGMTVWRGLQRFVWSKEADRQVQLSYLLMGMVIMFIMFLHGTLGAQLATEFGVHNTADNLLRLGKP, from the coding sequence ATGAATTCAGAACTAATAGACCAATTAAGCAATCAACTTGGTGCGAACGGATTACCTTACACCATTCCCATTCATCCCAACTTAGTTCATTTGACTTTAGGTTTGTTTATTATTGGGATTACCTTTGATATTGTTGGTGTAATTTTCCCTTTCCAAAAATGGGTCTTCAAATCTTTAGCGATTCCTGTTGAACGTAGTAGCTTTTTTGATGTTGGTTGGTACAACATGCTAGCTTCATCTGTGATTACATTTTTCACAGTCGGGGCAGGTTTTTATGAAATGATGCTGGCAAAACCACCGGCTGACGTGAAAAGTGCCTGGGGATTGCAAGCAATGGAAACCATGCTTTGGCATGGTGTGGGTGGAGTTTTATTATTAACGCTAATTGTCGGTATGACCGTTTGGAGAGGTTTACAGCGCTTTGTTTGGTCAAAAGAAGCAGATAGACAAGTGCAATTAAGTTATCTACTAATGGGCATGGTAATCATGTTTATTATGTTTCTCCACGGCACATTAGGAGCGCAATTAGCAACAGAATTTGGAGTACACAATACAGCAGATAATTTGCTGCGATTAGGCAAACCGTAG
- a CDS encoding DUF2231 domain-containing protein: MLKYFTSLNDHNLPYPDTIHPIVVHFVIALVLFGFLCDVIGYFTGKTRLFEVGWWNMFFATIAIFIAVIFGQFEAGLALPYNAAKSVLSMHTLIGWSLSGIIAAITAWRYVMRIRNPHKISISYLGVGLLLTCVVGLQVYLGDELVWVYGLHTVPVVEAVKEGILR; encoded by the coding sequence ATGCTGAAGTACTTTACGTCATTGAACGACCACAACTTACCGTATCCCGATACAATTCATCCCATCGTCGTCCACTTCGTCATCGCGTTGGTATTGTTTGGGTTCTTGTGCGATGTAATTGGCTATTTCACTGGGAAAACTCGCCTTTTTGAAGTGGGTTGGTGGAATATGTTCTTCGCTACAATTGCTATTTTTATCGCTGTTATTTTCGGACAGTTTGAAGCAGGCTTGGCACTACCTTATAACGCCGCTAAATCAGTTTTGAGTATGCATACACTGATTGGCTGGTCGCTTTCAGGAATCATTGCGGCGATTACAGCATGGCGTTATGTAATGCGTATCCGCAACCCACACAAAATATCGATTTCCTATCTCGGAGTAGGGCTGCTTTTAACTTGTGTAGTTGGCTTACAAGTTTATCTTGGCGATGAATTGGTTTGGGTATATGGACTGCATACAGTACCAGTTGTTGAAGCAGTAAAAGAAGGTATTTTGCGATGA
- a CDS encoding cytochrome c oxidase subunit 3: protein MDSYLVSELQPPLHEHTHDEEGNKMFGFIVFLLSESVIFLSFFAGYILYKTTTPNWLPIGVSGLEVKEPAINTVVLVASSFVIYLAERALQRHKLMQYRLYLLATMGMGTYFLVGQGIEWSNLTFGFTSGVFGGIFYLLTGFHGLHVLTGILLQMIILVRSFIPGNFDSGHFGVNATSLFWHFVDVIWIILFVLIYLWQ, encoded by the coding sequence ATGGACAGTTATTTAGTTTCCGAATTGCAGCCACCTTTGCATGAGCATACGCACGATGAAGAAGGTAACAAGATGTTTGGCTTCATCGTTTTCTTACTATCTGAAAGCGTTATTTTCCTAAGTTTTTTCGCTGGGTATATTCTCTACAAAACAACGACTCCCAACTGGCTACCAATCGGTGTTTCTGGACTTGAAGTTAAAGAACCGGCAATTAATACGGTGGTTCTTGTTGCTAGTAGCTTTGTTATTTATTTGGCAGAACGCGCTCTGCAACGCCATAAATTGATGCAATATCGCTTGTATCTTTTGGCAACAATGGGGATGGGAACTTACTTTTTAGTGGGGCAAGGTATTGAATGGAGTAATCTTACTTTTGGTTTCACTTCCGGGGTATTTGGGGGAATTTTCTATTTGTTAACAGGTTTCCACGGTTTGCACGTTCTCACCGGTATTCTGTTGCAGATGATTATTCTTGTGCGTTCTTTCATTCCCGGTAATTTCGATTCTGGACATTTCGGTGTTAATGCAACTTCTTTGTTTTGGCACTTTGTTGATGTCATCTGGATTATTTTGTTTGTTCTAATCTATCTTTGGCAGTGA
- a CDS encoding IS607 family transposase: MKLMYKPHEFAKKLGVTVKTLQRWDTSGKLPAKRTVSNYRYYTDDDLRIAQGLQPLEAKKKVVVYCRVSSNNQKPELSNQIKAMEIFCTTKGLSIDECIKEIGGGLNFKRKKFLSIVFSIIKGEIKTLVVAHKDRLCRFAFDFVEELATSYGCEIIVANQESLSPQQELVEDLMAIIHCFSCRLYGLRSYSIDLKNKLQETIDNPRHEQIELEGEERAC; this comes from the coding sequence ATCAAACTGATGTACAAGCCGCACGAGTTTGCGAAAAAATTAGGTGTAACAGTTAAAACACTGCAACGGTGGGATACTTCTGGGAAACTCCCTGCAAAAAGAACAGTTTCTAATTACCGTTATTACACTGATGATGATTTAAGAATAGCTCAAGGTCTACAGCCTCTAGAAGCAAAAAAGAAAGTGGTTGTATATTGTCGTGTGTCTTCAAATAACCAAAAGCCTGAGTTATCAAATCAAATCAAGGCTATGGAAATTTTTTGTACCACCAAAGGGCTATCTATCGATGAATGCATAAAAGAAATTGGGGGAGGACTAAACTTTAAGCGCAAAAAGTTTTTAAGTATTGTGTTTTCTATTATTAAAGGTGAAATCAAAACCTTGGTTGTTGCACATAAGGATAGACTTTGCAGATTCGCGTTTGATTTTGTAGAAGAGCTAGCCACATCTTACGGTTGTGAAATTATTGTAGCCAACCAAGAATCTTTGTCACCGCAACAAGAATTAGTTGAAGATTTGATGGCTATCATACACTGTTTTTCTTGCAGGTTATATGGACTGCGTTCTTATTCTATCGATTTAAAAAATAAACTTCAAGAGACTATTGACAACCCTAGACATGAGCAAATAGAATTGGAAGGTGAAGAACGAGCGTGTTGA
- a CDS encoding alpha/beta hydrolase, which translates to MGQVPKGLIVTLHGWGANADDLASLSPFFNLPSYQFIFPNAPFPFPNSSFGRAWYDLRMENMYQGLAESRQILIDWLQSLESSTGVPLSRTILSGFSQGGAMTLDVGLTLPLAGLICMSGYLHPGAGTNVETRNFASLPPVLITHGRQDTVVPLQAALRAKETLESLKVAVEYHEFDMGHEIRPEMLEIVRNFVVNL; encoded by the coding sequence ATGGGGCAAGTACCTAAAGGCTTAATTGTCACTTTGCACGGTTGGGGTGCAAATGCGGACGATTTAGCGTCTTTATCACCCTTTTTTAATTTGCCTTCTTATCAGTTCATTTTTCCGAATGCACCTTTTCCTTTTCCCAATTCCTCTTTTGGTAGAGCGTGGTACGACTTGAGAATGGAAAATATGTATCAGGGTTTGGCGGAAAGCCGGCAAATTCTCATAGATTGGCTGCAATCTTTAGAAAGTAGTACTGGAGTACCATTATCGCGAACAATTTTGAGTGGATTTTCTCAAGGTGGTGCGATGACTTTGGATGTGGGATTAACTTTGCCCCTTGCAGGTTTAATTTGTATGAGTGGGTATTTGCATCCTGGTGCAGGAACCAATGTAGAGACACGAAATTTCGCGTCTCTACCACCGGTTTTAATTACGCATGGTAGACAAGATACCGTCGTGCCATTGCAAGCTGCGCTCAGAGCAAAGGAAACTTTAGAGTCTTTAAAAGTTGCCGTAGAATATCATGAATTTGATATGGGGCATGAAATTCGTCCAGAAATGTTAGAGATAGTACGAAATTTCGTGGTGAATCTGTAG
- a CDS encoding RNA-guided endonuclease InsQ/TnpB family protein — MLLSIKTKLKLSRTQETIMSKHAGIARFTYNWGLATWNNFYKDGLKPNKYILKKFFNNHIKPEFEWIKEKGICQKITQYAFDNLGDAFSRFFSGKGGYPNFKKKGHHDSFTIDASGKPIPVGGKSIKMPTIGWVRTYEGLPHTTCKSITISRTADSWFISFAYEQTHEPTTKQHDVVGVDLGVKELATFSTGVVFPNPKHYKTHLAKLRRLSRKFARKTKGSNNRNKTKIQLARHHARVTNLRKNTLHQVTTFLCKNHAKIVVEDLNVSGMLSNHKLAQVIADCGFHEFKRQLEYKAKKFGCEIVIADRWFPSSKTCSNCGHIQDMPLKERTYNCGSCGYSMDRDLNAAINLSRLAKA; from the coding sequence ATGCTTTTATCCATCAAAACAAAGTTAAAACTGAGTAGAACTCAAGAAACGATTATGAGTAAACATGCAGGTATTGCTAGATTTACTTACAACTGGGGTCTTGCTACTTGGAATAATTTTTATAAAGATGGACTAAAGCCAAACAAATACATCCTCAAAAAGTTTTTTAACAACCACATCAAACCTGAGTTTGAGTGGATTAAAGAGAAAGGTATTTGTCAGAAAATAACTCAATATGCTTTCGATAATTTAGGTGACGCTTTCTCCAGATTCTTTTCGGGTAAAGGTGGCTATCCTAACTTTAAAAAGAAAGGACATCATGATTCTTTCACTATTGATGCAAGTGGAAAGCCCATTCCAGTAGGTGGAAAATCAATCAAAATGCCTACGATTGGATGGGTAAGAACTTACGAAGGTTTGCCACACACTACTTGCAAATCAATCACCATTTCAAGAACTGCTGATAGCTGGTTTATTTCTTTCGCTTACGAACAAACACATGAACCAACCACCAAACAGCATGATGTTGTAGGCGTTGATTTGGGAGTTAAAGAATTAGCTACATTTTCTACGGGGGTAGTGTTTCCTAACCCCAAGCATTACAAAACCCATCTAGCAAAGCTTCGTAGACTATCACGAAAGTTTGCTAGAAAAACGAAAGGTTCTAATAATAGAAACAAAACCAAAATACAACTTGCAAGACATCATGCTAGGGTAACCAATCTTAGGAAAAATACTCTTCACCAAGTCACTACTTTCTTATGCAAAAACCACGCAAAAATAGTAGTAGAAGATTTGAACGTTTCTGGGATGCTATCTAACCACAAATTGGCGCAAGTGATTGCTGATTGTGGATTTCATGAATTCAAACGGCAGTTGGAATATAAAGCTAAAAAGTTTGGCTGCGAAATAGTCATCGCTGACCGTTGGTTTCCATCAAGTAAAACTTGTTCCAATTGTGGACATATTCAAGATATGCCACTTAAAGAAAGAACCTACAACTGTGGAAGTTGTGGGTACTCGATGGACAGGGATTTAAACGCAGCAATCAATTTATCACGTTTGGCTAAAGCGTGA